A genomic stretch from Gopherus flavomarginatus isolate rGopFla2 chromosome 3, rGopFla2.mat.asm, whole genome shotgun sequence includes:
- the LOC127046850 gene encoding alcohol dehydrogenase 1-like isoform X8 encodes MGTSGKVIKCKAAVAWEVDKPLSIEEVEVAPPKAHEVRVKIVATGICRTDDHVLKGSFPNIDYPVIPGHEGAGIVESIGEGVTCVKPGEKVIPLCLPQCGECSSCLNPDTNYCLKTHLHESQNLMPDKTSRFTCKGKAIHHFLWISTFSEYTVMPDSAIARIDDDAPLDKVCLFGCGFSTGYGAAINTAKVKPGSTCAIFGLGGVGLSVVIGCKSAGASRIIGIDINKDKFTKARELGATECINPQDFKKPVQEVLVEMTGHGVDYSFEVIGHTDTMVAALASCHMNSGTCVMVGAPPSGSQLSFDPMLLFTGRTWKGSIIGGWKTKDSIPKLVSGYMEKKFNPDVLITHTLPFDKINEGFELLQSGKSIRTVLLF; translated from the exons GTTATAAAATGCAAGGCTGCCGTTGCCTGGGAAGTGGATAAACCCCTCTCTATCGAGGAG GTAGAGGTTGCACCTCCGAAAGCCCATGAAGTCCGTGTTAAG ATAGTGGCCACAGGGATCTGTCGAACAGATGACCATGTTCTGAAAGGTTCTTTTCCAAATATAGATTACCCAGTTATTCCTGGCCACGAAGGAGCTGGGATTGTGGAGAGTATTGGAGAAGGAGTGACATGTGTGAAACCAG GAGAAAAAGTCATCCCTCTGTGTCTTCCCCAATGTGGGGAATGCAGCTCCTGTTTGAATCCTGACACCAACTATTGCCTGAAGACACA CCTCCATGAATCCCAGAACCTCATGCCGGACAAGACCAGCAGATTCACCTGCAAAGGGAAAGCAATTCACCATTTCCTGTGGATCAGCACCTTCTCAGAATACACAGTTATGCCTGATTCTGCCATTGCAAGAATTGATGATGATGCTCCTCTGGATAAAGTCTGTCTGTTTGGCTGTGGATTTTCCACCGGTTATGGTGCTGCCATCAATACTGCCAAG GTTAAACCTGGTTCAACTTGTGCCATCTTCGGTTTGGGAGGAGTTGGCCTCTCTGTTGTTATTGGCTGTAAATCAGCCGGTGCTTCCCGGATCATTGGGATCGACATCAACAAAGATAAATTTACCAAGGCTAGAGAGTTAGGAGCCACTGAGTGCATCAACCCTCAGGACTTCAAGAAACCTGTTCAGGAGGTGCTGGTTGAGATGACTGGCCATGGTGTGGACTATTCCTTTGAAGTCATTGGCCACACAGATACTATG gtAGCTGCCCTGGCATCCTGCCACATGAACTCTGGCACCTGTGTGATGGTTGGAGCACCTCCTTCAGGATCACAGCTGTCCTTTGACCCTATGCTGCTGTTTACTGGACGTACCTGGAAAGGGAGTATTATTGGAG GTTGGAAGACTAAGGATTCTATCCCCAAACTAGTGTCTGGTTATATGGAGAAGAAATTTAATCCAGATGTGCTAATAACACACACTTTACCATTTGATAAAATCAATGAAGGATTTGAATTGTTACAGTCAGGAAAgag taTCCGCACTGTCCTGCTGTTTTAG
- the LOC127046850 gene encoding alcohol dehydrogenase 1-like isoform X6: MGTSGKVIKCKAAIAWEVGKPLSIEEVEVAPPKAHEVRVKIVATGICRTDDHVLKGSFPNIDYPVIPGHEGAGIVESIGEGVTCVKPGEKVIPLCLPQCGECSSCLNPDTNYCLKTHLHESQNLMPDKTSRFTCKGKAIHHFLWISTFSEYTVMPDSAIARIDDDAPLDKVCLFGCGFSTGYGAAINTAKVKPGSTCAIFGLGGVGLSVVIGCKSAGASRIIGIDINKDKFTKARELGATECINPQDFKKPVQEVLVEMTGHGVDYSFEVIGHTDTMVAALASCHMNSGTCVMVGAPPSGSQLSFDPMLLFTGRTWKGSIIGGWKTKDSIPKLVSGYMEKKFNPDVLITHTLPFDKINEGFELLQSGKSIRTVLLF; encoded by the exons ATGGGCACCTCCGGCAAA gTTATAAAATGCAAGGCTGCCATTGCCTGGGAAGTGGGTAAACCACTCTCTATCGAGGAGGTAGAGGTTGCACCTCCGAAAGCCCATGAAGTCCGTGTTAAG ATAGTGGCCACAGGGATCTGTCGAACAGATGACCATGTTCTGAAAGGTTCTTTTCCAAATATAGATTACCCAGTTATTCCTGGCCACGAAGGAGCTGGGATTGTGGAGAGTATTGGAGAAGGAGTGACATGTGTGAAACCAG GAGAAAAAGTCATCCCTCTGTGTCTTCCCCAATGTGGGGAATGCAGCTCCTGTTTGAATCCTGACACCAACTATTGCCTGAAGACACA CCTCCATGAATCCCAGAACCTCATGCCGGACAAGACCAGCAGATTCACCTGCAAAGGGAAAGCAATTCACCATTTCCTGTGGATCAGCACCTTCTCAGAATACACAGTTATGCCTGATTCTGCCATTGCAAGAATTGATGATGATGCTCCTCTGGATAAAGTCTGTCTGTTTGGCTGTGGATTTTCCACCGGTTATGGTGCTGCCATCAATACTGCCAAG GTTAAACCTGGTTCAACTTGTGCCATCTTCGGTTTGGGAGGAGTTGGCCTCTCTGTTGTTATTGGCTGTAAATCAGCCGGTGCTTCCCGGATCATTGGGATCGACATCAACAAAGATAAATTTACCAAGGCTAGAGAGTTAGGAGCCACTGAGTGCATCAACCCTCAGGACTTCAAGAAACCTGTTCAGGAGGTGCTGGTTGAGATGACTGGCCATGGTGTGGACTATTCCTTTGAAGTCATTGGCCACACAGATACTATG gtAGCTGCCCTGGCATCCTGCCACATGAACTCTGGCACCTGTGTGATGGTTGGAGCACCTCCTTCAGGATCACAGCTGTCCTTTGACCCTATGCTGCTGTTTACTGGACGTACCTGGAAAGGGAGTATTATTGGAG GTTGGAAGACTAAGGATTCTATCCCCAAACTAGTGTCTGGTTATATGGAGAAGAAATTTAATCCAGATGTGCTAATAACACACACTTTACCATTTGATAAAATCAATGAAGGATTTGAATTGTTACAGTCAGGAAAgag taTCCGCACTGTCCTGCTGTTTTAG
- the LOC127046850 gene encoding alcohol dehydrogenase 1-like isoform X2, giving the protein MKAGDMWVIKCKAAIAWEVGKPLSIEEVEVAPPKAHEVRVKIVATGICRTDDHVLKGSFPNIDYPVIPGHEGAGIVESIGEGVTCVKPGEKVIPLCLPQCGECSSCLNPDTNYCLKTHLHESQNLMPDKTSRFTCKGKAIHHFLWISTFSEYTVMPDSAIARIDDDAPLDKVCLFGCGFSTGYGAAINTAKVKPGSTCAIFGLGGVGLSVVIGCKSAGASRIIGIDINKDKFTKARELGATECINPQDFKKPVQEVLVEMTGHGVDYSFEVIGHTDTMVAALASCHMNSGTCVMVGAPPSGSQLSFDPMLLFTGRTWKGSIIGGWKTKDSIPKLVSGYMEKKFNPDVLITHTLPFDKINEGFELLQSGKSIRTVLLF; this is encoded by the exons atgaaagctggagacaTGTGG gTTATAAAATGCAAGGCTGCCATTGCCTGGGAAGTGGGTAAACCACTCTCTATCGAGGAGGTAGAGGTTGCACCTCCGAAAGCCCATGAAGTCCGTGTTAAG ATAGTGGCCACAGGGATCTGTCGAACAGATGACCATGTTCTGAAAGGTTCTTTTCCAAATATAGATTACCCAGTTATTCCTGGCCACGAAGGAGCTGGGATTGTGGAGAGTATTGGAGAAGGAGTGACATGTGTGAAACCAG GAGAAAAAGTCATCCCTCTGTGTCTTCCCCAATGTGGGGAATGCAGCTCCTGTTTGAATCCTGACACCAACTATTGCCTGAAGACACA CCTCCATGAATCCCAGAACCTCATGCCGGACAAGACCAGCAGATTCACCTGCAAAGGGAAAGCAATTCACCATTTCCTGTGGATCAGCACCTTCTCAGAATACACAGTTATGCCTGATTCTGCCATTGCAAGAATTGATGATGATGCTCCTCTGGATAAAGTCTGTCTGTTTGGCTGTGGATTTTCCACCGGTTATGGTGCTGCCATCAATACTGCCAAG GTTAAACCTGGTTCAACTTGTGCCATCTTCGGTTTGGGAGGAGTTGGCCTCTCTGTTGTTATTGGCTGTAAATCAGCCGGTGCTTCCCGGATCATTGGGATCGACATCAACAAAGATAAATTTACCAAGGCTAGAGAGTTAGGAGCCACTGAGTGCATCAACCCTCAGGACTTCAAGAAACCTGTTCAGGAGGTGCTGGTTGAGATGACTGGCCATGGTGTGGACTATTCCTTTGAAGTCATTGGCCACACAGATACTATG gtAGCTGCCCTGGCATCCTGCCACATGAACTCTGGCACCTGTGTGATGGTTGGAGCACCTCCTTCAGGATCACAGCTGTCCTTTGACCCTATGCTGCTGTTTACTGGACGTACCTGGAAAGGGAGTATTATTGGAG GTTGGAAGACTAAGGATTCTATCCCCAAACTAGTGTCTGGTTATATGGAGAAGAAATTTAATCCAGATGTGCTAATAACACACACTTTACCATTTGATAAAATCAATGAAGGATTTGAATTGTTACAGTCAGGAAAgag taTCCGCACTGTCCTGCTGTTTTAG
- the LOC127046850 gene encoding alcohol dehydrogenase 1-like isoform X5 encodes MGTSGKVIKCKAAVAWEVDKPLSIEEVEVAPPKAHEVRVKIVATGICRTDDHVLKGSFPNIDYPVIPGHEGAGIVESIGEGVTCVKPGEKVIPLCLPQCGECSSCLNPDTNCCLKTHLYESQNLMPDKTSRFTCKGKAIHHFLWISTFSEYTVMPDSAIARIDDDAPLDKVCLFGCGFSTGYGAAINTAKVKPGSTCAIFGLGGVGLSVVVGCKSAGASRIIGIDINKDKFTKARELGATECINPQDFKKPIQEVLVEMTGHGVDYSFEVIGHTDTMVAALASCHMNSGTCVMVGDPPLGSQLSFDPMLLFTGRTWKGSIIGGWKTKDSIPKLVSGYMEKKFNPDVLITHTLPFDKINEGFELLQSGKSIRTVLLF; translated from the exons GTTATAAAATGCAAGGCTGCCGTTGCCTGGGAAGTGGATAAACCCCTCTCTATCGAGGAGGTAGAGGTTGCACCTCCGAAAGCCCATGAAGTTCGTGTTAAG ATAGTGGCCACAGGGATCTGTCGAACAGATGACCATGTTCTGAAAGGTTCTTTTCCAAATATAGATTACCCAGTTATTCCTGGCCACGAAGGAGCTGGGATTGTGGAGAGTATTGGAGAAGGAGTGACATGTGTGAAACCAG gagaAAAAGTCATCCCTCTGTGTCTTCCCCAATGTGGGGAATGCAGCTCCTGTTTGAATCCTGACACCAACTGTTGCCTGAAGACACA CCTCTATGAATCCCAGAACCTCATGCCGGACAAGACCAGCAGATTCACCTGCAAAGGGAAAGCAATTCACCATTTCCTGTGGATCAGCACCTTCTCAGAATACACAGTTATGCCTGATTCTGCCATTGCAAGAATTGATGATGATGCTCCTCTGGATAAAGTCTGTCTGTTTGGCTGTGGATTTTCCACCGGTTATGGTGCTGCCATCAATACTGCCAAG GTTAAACCTGGTTCAACTTGTGCCATCTTCGGTTTGGGAGGAGTTGGCCTCTCTGTTGTTGTTGGCTGTAAATCAGCTGGTGCTTCACGGATCATTGGGATCGACATCAACAAAGATAAATTTACCAAGGCTAGAGAGTTAGGAGCCACTGAGTGCATCAACCCTCAGGACTTCAAGAAACCTATTCAGGAGGTGCTGGTTGAGATGACTGGCCATGGTGTGGACTATTCCTTTGAAGTCATTGGCCACACAGATACTATG gtaGCTGCCCTGGCATCCTGCCACATGAACTCTGGCACCTGTGTGATGGTTGGAGACCCTCCTTTAGGATCACAGCTGTCCTTTGACCCTATGCTGCTGTTTACTGGACGTACCTGGAAAGGGAGTATTATTGGAG GTTGGAAGACTAAGGATTCTATCCCCAAATTAGTGTCTGGTTATATGGAGAAGAAATTTAATCCAGATGTGCTAATAACACACACTTTACCATTTGATAAAATCAATGAAGGATTTGAATTGTTACAGTCAGGAAAGAG tATCCGCACTGTCCTGCTGTTTTAG
- the LOC127046850 gene encoding alcohol dehydrogenase 1-like isoform X4 — protein sequence MKAGDMWVIKCKAAIAWEVGKPLSIEEVEVAPPKAHEVRVKIVATGICRTDDHVLKGSFPNIDYPVIPGHEGAGIVESIGEGVTCVKPGEKVIPLCLPQCGECSSCLNPDTNYCLKTHLHESQNLMPDKTSRFTCKGKAIHHFLWISTFSEYTVMPDSAIARIDDDAPLDKVCLFGCGFSTGYGAAINTAKVKPGSTCAIFGLGGVGLSVVIGCKSAGASRIIGIDINKDKFTKARELGATECINPQDFKKPVQEVLVEMTGHGVDYSFEVIGHTDTMVAALASCHMNSGTCVMVGAPPSGSQLSFDPMLLFTGRTWKGSIIGGWKTKDSIPKLVSGYMEKKFNPDVLITHTLPFDKINEGFELLQSGKSIRTVLLF from the exons atgaaagctggagacaTGTGG gTTATAAAATGCAAGGCTGCCATTGCCTGGGAAGTGGGTAAACCACTCTCTATCGAGGAGGTAGAGGTTGCACCTCCGAAAGCCCATGAAGTCCGTGTTAAG ATAGTGGCCACAGGGATCTGTCGAACAGATGACCATGTTCTGAAAGGTTCTTTTCCAAATATAGATTACCCAGTTATTCCTGGCCACGAAGGAGCTGGGATTGTGGAGAGTATTGGAGAAGGAGTGACATGTGTGAAACCAG GAGAAAAAGTCATCCCTCTGTGTCTTCCCCAATGTGGGGAATGCAGCTCCTGTTTGAATCCTGACACCAACTATTGCCTGAAGACACA CCTCCATGAATCCCAGAACCTCATGCCGGACAAGACCAGCAGATTCACCTGCAAAGGGAAAGCAATTCACCATTTCCTGTGGATCAGCACCTTCTCAGAATACACAGTTATGCCTGATTCTGCCATTGCAAGAATTGATGATGATGCTCCTCTGGATAAAGTCTGTCTGTTTGGCTGTGGATTTTCCACCGGTTATGGTGCTGCCATCAATACTGCCAAG GTTAAACCTGGTTCAACTTGTGCCATCTTCGGTTTGGGAGGAGTTGGCCTCTCTGTTGTTATTGGCTGTAAATCAGCCGGTGCTTCCCGGATCATTGGGATCGACATCAACAAAGATAAATTTACCAAGGCTAGAGAGTTAGGAGCCACTGAGTGCATCAACCCTCAGGACTTCAAGAAACCTGTTCAGGAGGTGCTGGTTGAGATGACTGGCCATGGTGTGGACTATTCCTTTGAAGTCATTGGCCACACAGATACTATG gtAGCTGCCCTGGCATCCTGCCACATGAACTCTGGCACCTGTGTGATGGTTGGAGCACCTCCTTCAGGATCACAGCTGTCCTTTGACCCTATGCTGCTGTTTACTGGACGTACCTGGAAAGGGAGTATTATTGGAG GTTGGAAGACTAAGGATTCTATCCCCAAACTAGTGTCTGGTTATATGGAGAAGAAATTTAATCCAGATGTGCTAATAACACACACTTTACCATTTGATAAAATCAATGAAGGATTTGAATTGTTACAGTCAGGAAAgag